The region GACGCCATTGACACGGTAAAGGGATGTCTGGCTCTGTTCACAGGCATGATTTCCTCTATGAGCTTTCGGAAGGAGGTAATGGAGGCCAGTGCAAAGAACGGCTTTACCAATGCCACGGATGCGGCGGATTATCTGGTGAACAAGGGAGTGCCTTTCAGGGATGCCCACGGCATCGTGGGACAGCTGGTACTTGCGTGCATCAGCAAGGGAATTGCCCTGGATGATCTCAGCCTGGAAGAGTACAAGGCCATCAGTCCGGTGTTTGAGGAGGACGTATATGAGGCCATCAGCATGAAGACCTGCGTGGAGAAGCGCCTTACCATAGGAGCTCCTGGACAGGGGGCTATGAAAAAAGTCATTGGGATATATAAAAAACAGCTGGGAATGGATGATGCCCAGTAATATGATATGAGATTTTATCTCACATAAAATCCCTCTTGACGGAAAAATCTCTTGATTATATAATATTTACAGCAAAAGAGTTGTAAATACAACGGAAAGAAGGGCGAATATGGAGGAATGGCTGCCTCTTGTGAAAAAATCTCCGCTATTTTACGGCATTAATGATGACGAGCTCTATACTCTGTTAAAATGCTGTGCCTCGGAGCAGGTGCTTTATGAGGACGGGGAATACATCTTCCGCATGGGAGAATCCGTCAATACGGTGCTGGTTCTGCTGAGGGGAAAGGCATGTGTCATCCAGGAGAATTTCTGGGGACATCAGGAACACATATATCATATAAAGGAAGGGGAGCTCTTTGGCCAATCCTATTCCTGCGCCAGGACCCCGGTGCTGCCGGTGAGCGTGGTGGCAGAGGGAGGATGCGAGGCCCTGTTCCTCAATTACCAGCGTATGATTACATTTTGTCCCCTGGCCTGTGATTTCCATACCAGATTCATACACAACATGCTGCGTCTGG is a window of Enterocloster clostridioformis DNA encoding:
- a CDS encoding Crp/Fnr family transcriptional regulator; translation: MEEWLPLVKKSPLFYGINDDELYTLLKCCASEQVLYEDGEYIFRMGESVNTVLVLLRGKACVIQENFWGHQEHIYHIKEGELFGQSYSCARTPVLPVSVVAEGGCEALFLNYQRMITFCPLACDFHTRFIHNMLRLVSEHNVKLENKLEHVCRRTTREKLLSYLSEQAMAKGGRDFDIPHNRQELAEYLCVDRSAMSSELSKMRAEGILDFQKNHFVLHDKDTGERGEGA